A genomic window from Aquificaceae bacterium includes:
- the hisG gene encoding ATP phosphoribosyltransferase, giving the protein MLKIALPKGRLFEESLELFLKKGIIQEGFEEGRRLSVKVGDYEFLLVKPFDVPVYVENGVADLGVVGRDVLLERKPDLYVLFDLGIGFCRIVVAGKEENREKYLKSSYIKVATKYPRITQEFFSEKGVKCKVIPLSGSVELAPLIGLSDFIVDLVQTGRTLRENNLVVI; this is encoded by the coding sequence GCCTTGAGCTTTTTCTCAAAAAGGGAATAATACAAGAGGGCTTTGAGGAGGGAAGAAGGCTAAGCGTAAAGGTTGGAGACTATGAGTTTCTCCTTGTGAAACCCTTTGATGTGCCTGTTTATGTGGAAAACGGCGTAGCGGACCTTGGAGTGGTTGGCAGAGATGTCCTACTTGAGAGAAAACCAGACCTGTATGTGCTTTTTGACCTTGGAATAGGCTTTTGTAGGATAGTGGTGGCGGGCAAGGAAGAAAACAGAGAAAAATACCTCAAAAGCTCCTACATAAAGGTTGCCACCAAATACCCTCGCATAACTCAAGAATTTTTTTCAGAAAAGGGCGTAAAGTGTAAGGTTATACCCTTGAGCGGTTCTGTGGAGCTTGCACCTCTTATTGGACTTTCTGACTTTATCGTGGACTTGGTGCAAACTGGAAGGACTTTGAGGGAAAACAACCTTGTGGTGATAGA